Proteins encoded in a region of the Haloarchaeobius salinus genome:
- a CDS encoding TIGR00341 family protein, translated as MLDEHGVDYLLFEEDSGRDDAVVVEFPLPTQAVETVLDDLRETTAVDETYTVVASAETVFSEHDDELEERFITGDEEDDSIATEEIRSTALDLTPSPATYSAMTVLSVLVATAGLLLDSPAIVVGSMVIAPLVGSALTASVGTVLLDREMMIEGFRTQLLGLLLAVVGATLFSLGLKSAAFLPPALDVTTTQQISQRISPGLLSVTVGLCAGAAGAFGLATGVSVTLVGVMVAAALIPAAAAVGVGIAWGVPAVALGAFVLLVLNVVSIHVSGVAVLWYLGYRPGDGRTRASDSGTRDVLADGAPSMSRDRVLPVVVVAVALLAVVAVCGVVVAAHAGFEQSVNQAVGETLEEPRYEELGLVVVRAQFDGRPVVSVVDEQQVTVVVTRDADGQYPALHRTLEARIEERTGREVAVVVQFVERQTASDRRAGHPLPGGASPTHDKSYRSGGSTVAYVGHPVLPPRG; from the coding sequence GTGCTCGACGAGCACGGGGTCGACTACCTGCTGTTCGAGGAGGACAGCGGCCGCGACGACGCGGTCGTCGTCGAGTTCCCGCTGCCGACGCAGGCCGTCGAGACCGTCCTCGACGACCTCCGGGAGACGACGGCGGTCGACGAGACCTACACGGTCGTCGCCAGCGCGGAGACGGTCTTCTCCGAGCACGACGACGAACTGGAGGAACGGTTCATCACGGGGGACGAGGAGGACGACAGCATCGCGACCGAGGAGATCCGTTCGACCGCGCTCGACCTCACACCCAGCCCGGCGACGTACTCCGCGATGACGGTGCTGAGCGTACTCGTCGCGACTGCGGGGCTGTTGCTCGACTCGCCCGCCATCGTGGTCGGCTCGATGGTCATCGCCCCGCTGGTCGGCTCGGCGCTCACCGCCAGCGTCGGGACGGTGCTGCTCGACCGGGAGATGATGATCGAGGGCTTCCGGACCCAGTTGCTGGGCCTCCTGCTCGCGGTGGTCGGTGCGACGCTGTTCAGTCTCGGCCTGAAGTCGGCCGCGTTCCTCCCGCCAGCGCTCGACGTGACGACGACCCAGCAGATCTCCCAGCGCATCTCGCCCGGGCTGCTCTCGGTCACGGTCGGCCTCTGTGCGGGCGCGGCCGGCGCGTTCGGGCTCGCGACCGGCGTCTCGGTGACGCTCGTCGGCGTGATGGTCGCGGCGGCGCTCATCCCGGCCGCGGCAGCCGTCGGCGTGGGCATCGCGTGGGGCGTCCCGGCGGTCGCCCTCGGCGCGTTCGTCCTGCTCGTGCTGAACGTCGTCTCCATCCACGTCTCGGGGGTCGCTGTCCTCTGGTACCTGGGCTACCGGCCCGGTGACGGCCGGACGCGGGCCAGCGACTCGGGAACGCGCGACGTGCTCGCCGACGGTGCACCGTCGATGAGCCGCGACCGGGTCCTCCCGGTGGTCGTTGTCGCGGTCGCCCTGCTCGCCGTCGTCGCCGTCTGTGGTGTGGTCGTCGCCGCACACGCCGGCTTCGAGCAGTCGGTCAACCAGGCGGTCGGCGAGACGCTCGAGGAGCCGCGCTACGAGGAGCTCGGGCTCGTCGTCGTACGTGCCCAGTTCGACGGGCGGCCGGTCGTCAGCGTCGTCGACGAGCAGCAGGTGACCGTCGTCGTCACACGGGACGCCGACGGGCAGTATCCGGCGTTGCACCGCACACTCGAGGCGCGTATCGAGGAACGGACCGGCAGAGAGGTCGCCGTCGTCGTCCAGTTCGTCGAGCGACAGACGGCGAGCGACCGGCGCGCTGGACACCCTCTCCCCGGTGGGGCATCCCCGACCCACGACAAGAGCTATCGGTCCGGCGGTTCGACCGTGGCGTATGTCGGACACCCTGTCCTCCCTCCGCGAGGCTGA
- a CDS encoding aldo/keto reductase — MQYRELGDSDVEVSEIGFGAWVVGTDWWGDRTEEQAVEMLQYAHDQGITYFDTGDVYGHGRSEELVGEALGDRRDEVTVATKVGYDFYNNPQAGHGELPKEITPEWIRTATERSLDRLGFDHVDVLQLHNANVDEVDADVLEVLDELREEGLVDAVGWALGPSIGWLAEGDMAIEQEFDSLQLVWNVLEQEVGDHFLDTIERTGSSTSLIPRVPHSSGLLNEQVTPDTELDDDDHRSYRPDEWYETGWEKVEALRFLERADEGTSSSSRTSSGNAGERTMSQASIRWLLSHDQVATVTPTFRTKADIDEWAAASEVPPLSEAEVARVAELYADDFGIDRDDGMDVLRSSVGGEDIDAANIDKQAT, encoded by the coding sequence ATGCAGTACCGCGAACTCGGTGACTCGGACGTCGAGGTGTCGGAAATCGGCTTCGGCGCGTGGGTTGTCGGCACGGACTGGTGGGGCGACCGCACGGAGGAACAGGCGGTCGAGATGCTGCAGTACGCCCACGACCAGGGCATCACCTACTTCGACACCGGTGACGTGTACGGCCACGGCCGCAGCGAGGAGCTCGTCGGCGAGGCCCTCGGCGACCGACGCGACGAGGTGACCGTCGCCACGAAGGTCGGCTACGACTTCTACAACAACCCGCAGGCCGGCCACGGCGAACTCCCGAAAGAGATCACACCGGAGTGGATCCGCACCGCCACCGAGCGCAGTCTCGACCGCCTCGGCTTCGACCACGTCGACGTGCTCCAGCTCCACAACGCGAACGTCGACGAGGTCGACGCGGACGTGCTCGAGGTCCTCGACGAGCTCCGCGAGGAGGGCCTCGTCGACGCCGTCGGCTGGGCACTCGGCCCCTCTATCGGCTGGCTCGCCGAGGGCGACATGGCCATCGAGCAGGAGTTCGACTCGCTCCAGCTCGTCTGGAACGTGCTCGAACAGGAGGTCGGCGACCACTTCCTCGACACCATCGAGCGCACCGGTTCGTCGACGAGCCTCATCCCCCGCGTCCCGCACTCCTCCGGCCTGCTGAACGAGCAGGTCACGCCGGACACCGAGCTCGACGACGACGACCACCGCTCCTACCGGCCGGACGAGTGGTACGAGACGGGCTGGGAGAAGGTCGAGGCGCTGCGGTTCCTGGAGCGCGCCGACGAGGGAACCTCGTCGAGCTCCCGGACGTCGTCCGGGAACGCCGGCGAGCGCACGATGTCCCAGGCCAGTATCCGGTGGCTCCTCTCGCACGACCAGGTCGCGACGGTCACGCCGACGTTCCGCACGAAGGCGGACATCGACGAGTGGGCCGCCGCGAGCGAGGTCCCGCCCCTCTCCGAGGCGGAGGTCGCGCGCGTCGCCGAGCTGTACGCCGACGACTTCGGCATCGACCGCGACGACGGGATGGACGTGCTCCGCTCGTCGGTCGGGGGCGAGGACATCGACGCGGCGAACATCGACAAGCAGGCGACGTAG
- a CDS encoding heme-binding protein, which translates to MQRREPPVTEEGWYALHDFRTVDWDAWRDAPERTRERAVGEGIAFLDAHSDPETGGTAVYTILGHKADLMVLHLRPTLDELDQLERGFESTEFAGFTEQTGSYVSVTEASGYTERAREYFEGEVDDDSGLAKYIQSRLHPEIPEMDYLSFYPMSKRRTGEDNWYDMPFDERAEHMASHGDIGRDYGGKVQQMITGSVGLDDHEWGVTLWADDMTDVKDLLYEMRFDPSTSRFAEFGQFYTGRRFEASDLPAFMAGETVPAAEGGHHDEGAHHHGDAHGHGEDGHHHGDAHGEGGHHDEEERPATDHGADVRSALEEEGVYGGQPHGEDVYAVVLYSEADPDELFDEVAGLRSNFEHYDSHVKTAVYGSDGDAPAAVASIWQTQSAADTASGFLSDLPGIVRQAGDDADADTWGTMGMFYTTKPEKRVDFVEKFETVGDLLADMDGHITTDLLANREDENDMFIASRWESRDDAMAFFRSDAFSDTVDWGRDVLADRPRHVFLA; encoded by the coding sequence ATGCAGCGACGCGAACCTCCGGTGACCGAGGAAGGCTGGTACGCACTGCACGACTTCCGGACCGTGGACTGGGACGCGTGGCGCGACGCCCCGGAGCGGACACGCGAGCGTGCCGTCGGGGAGGGAATCGCATTCCTCGACGCCCACAGCGACCCCGAGACGGGCGGGACGGCGGTGTACACCATCCTCGGCCACAAGGCCGACCTCATGGTACTGCACCTGCGTCCGACGCTCGACGAGCTGGACCAGCTCGAACGCGGCTTCGAGTCGACGGAGTTCGCGGGCTTCACCGAGCAGACGGGCTCGTACGTCTCGGTCACGGAGGCCTCGGGCTACACCGAGCGCGCCCGGGAGTACTTCGAGGGCGAGGTCGACGACGACTCCGGGCTGGCGAAGTACATCCAGTCGCGACTCCACCCGGAGATACCGGAGATGGACTACCTCTCCTTCTACCCGATGTCCAAGCGCCGGACGGGCGAGGACAACTGGTACGACATGCCGTTCGACGAGCGCGCCGAGCACATGGCGAGCCACGGCGACATCGGCCGGGACTACGGCGGCAAGGTCCAGCAGATGATCACGGGCAGCGTCGGCCTCGACGACCACGAGTGGGGCGTCACCCTCTGGGCCGACGACATGACCGACGTGAAGGACCTGCTGTACGAGATGCGCTTCGACCCGTCGACCTCCCGGTTCGCCGAGTTCGGACAGTTCTACACCGGCCGCCGGTTCGAGGCCAGCGACCTCCCGGCGTTCATGGCCGGCGAGACCGTCCCCGCCGCGGAGGGCGGCCACCACGACGAGGGCGCTCACCATCACGGCGACGCGCACGGTCACGGCGAGGACGGCCACCACCACGGCGACGCACACGGCGAAGGGGGCCACCACGACGAGGAGGAGCGTCCGGCCACCGACCACGGCGCGGACGTGCGCTCCGCACTCGAGGAGGAGGGCGTCTACGGCGGCCAGCCCCACGGCGAGGACGTCTACGCGGTCGTGCTCTACTCCGAGGCCGACCCCGACGAGCTGTTCGACGAGGTCGCGGGCCTGCGCTCGAACTTCGAGCACTACGACTCCCACGTGAAGACCGCGGTGTACGGGTCCGACGGCGACGCCCCGGCGGCGGTCGCGAGCATCTGGCAGACCCAGTCCGCCGCCGACACCGCAAGCGGCTTCCTCTCCGACCTGCCCGGCATCGTCCGGCAGGCCGGCGACGACGCCGACGCCGACACCTGGGGGACGATGGGGATGTTCTACACCACGAAGCCGGAGAAGCGCGTGGACTTCGTCGAGAAGTTCGAGACCGTCGGCGACCTCCTCGCGGACATGGACGGCCACATCACCACCGACCTGCTCGCCAACCGCGAGGACGAGAACGACATGTTCATCGCCTCGCGCTGGGAGTCCCGGGACGACGCCATGGCCTTCTTCCGGTCGGACGCGTTCTCGGACACCGTCGACTGGGGCCGTGACGTGCTGGCGGACCGTCCGCGCCACGTCTTCCTGGCCTGA
- a CDS encoding PadR family transcriptional regulator — MRKSGPPKGLIAYLVLELLAEKPRYGYEILKEIRELSGGHWEPSYGSVYPILYKFEDEGWAERIEREDEPDRKYFELTDTGYDELDSRREDSAMKAKEFADVILGFYHVYVAFSCDDRFEVPAVDGEWRFDDTFSAWIVEQMIRHHEHYYSDEFDRIDATPEEFYEAHGIDNDEE; from the coding sequence ATGCGGAAAAGCGGTCCACCGAAGGGACTCATCGCCTATCTCGTGCTCGAGTTGCTCGCGGAGAAACCGCGGTACGGGTACGAGATCCTCAAGGAGATACGGGAGCTCAGCGGTGGCCACTGGGAACCATCCTACGGCTCGGTCTACCCCATCCTCTACAAGTTCGAGGACGAGGGCTGGGCCGAGCGCATCGAGCGGGAGGACGAACCGGACCGCAAGTACTTCGAACTGACCGACACGGGCTACGACGAACTCGACAGCCGCCGCGAGGACTCCGCGATGAAGGCCAAGGAGTTCGCCGACGTCATCCTCGGGTTCTACCACGTCTACGTCGCCTTCTCCTGCGACGACCGGTTCGAGGTCCCCGCCGTCGACGGCGAGTGGCGGTTCGACGACACGTTCTCGGCGTGGATCGTCGAGCAGATGATCCGCCACCACGAGCACTACTACAGCGACGAGTTCGACCGCATCGACGCCACGCCCGAGGAGTTCTACGAGGCCCACGGAATCGACAACGACGAGGAGTAG